A single genomic interval of Nostoc commune NIES-4072 harbors:
- the cbiE gene encoding precorrin-6y C5,15-methyltransferase (decarboxylating) subunit CbiE translates to MTQKWLSIVGIGEDGLQGLSAIARSLLDQAKVIVGGDRHLAMLPTDDQRKKLVWTSPISTSVDEIITRRGESICVLASGDPMCYGIGVTLMRRIPVSEMTIIPAPSAFSLACARVGWSLTEVETLSLNGRPSSLLQSYIYPEARLLILSEGKDTPAIVAQILTNRGYGGSKITVLERMGGAHERIVEGTAASWSETEIAALNAIAVDCIADAGVIPLPRLPGLPDNAYYHDGQLTKREVRAITLAALAPTPGELLWDVGAGCASISIEWMRSNARCRAIAIEQNSSRLIYIADNAATLGTPNLQIIEGKAPHALKDLPTPDAIFIGGGVTARGLFDVCWEALRPGGRLVANVVTVEGEQTLFQWHQRIGGDLTRIAIQRAEPIGKFLGWRGMAGVTQWVVVK, encoded by the coding sequence ATGACACAGAAATGGCTTTCTATCGTCGGCATTGGGGAAGATGGGTTACAGGGGTTAAGCGCGATCGCTCGTTCTTTACTCGATCAAGCTAAAGTAATTGTAGGAGGCGATCGCCATTTAGCTATGCTCCCTACAGATGACCAACGTAAGAAACTAGTTTGGACATCTCCCATTAGTACTTCAGTTGACGAAATCATTACGCGTCGAGGTGAGTCAATTTGCGTACTTGCAAGTGGCGACCCGATGTGTTATGGCATTGGAGTTACCTTGATGCGGCGAATTCCCGTCTCTGAAATGACGATTATCCCCGCACCTTCAGCCTTCAGCCTCGCCTGTGCCAGGGTTGGGTGGTCTTTAACTGAGGTGGAAACCTTGAGTTTGAATGGTCGTCCATCCTCTCTACTCCAGTCTTATATTTACCCAGAAGCGCGACTGTTGATTTTGAGTGAGGGGAAGGACACACCCGCCATTGTTGCCCAGATTTTGACAAATCGCGGCTATGGTGGCAGTAAAATTACCGTACTGGAGCGGATGGGCGGCGCTCATGAAAGAATTGTGGAAGGTACGGCTGCATCCTGGAGTGAAACTGAAATTGCTGCTTTGAATGCGATCGCAGTTGATTGTATTGCTGATGCTGGGGTTATCCCTTTACCAAGATTACCAGGATTACCAGATAACGCCTATTACCACGATGGACAATTAACGAAGCGTGAAGTTAGGGCAATTACCCTAGCAGCTTTAGCACCGACACCGGGAGAATTATTGTGGGATGTTGGGGCGGGTTGCGCCTCAATTTCTATTGAATGGATGCGGAGTAATGCTCGATGTCGAGCGATCGCGATCGAACAAAATTCTTCTAGACTAATATATATTGCTGATAATGCCGCTACTCTTGGTACTCCAAATCTGCAAATCATTGAAGGTAAAGCGCCTCATGCCCTGAAAGACTTGCCTACACCAGATGCGATTTTTATTGGTGGTGGGGTGACAGCAAGAGGACTTTTTGATGTTTGTTGGGAAGCACTGCGGCCAGGTGGACGTTTGGTGGCAAATGTGGTGACGGTAGAGGGTGAGCAAACTTTATTTCAATGGCATCAACGAATCGGTGGTGATTTAACTCGTATTGCCATTCAACGGGCGGAACCTATTGGTAAATTTTTGGGCTGGCGAGGAATGGCGGGTGTGACGCAATGGGTAGTTGTCAAATAA
- a CDS encoding DUF7219 family protein, whose product MDEHNLDDKNKFLYPRSRYYGQVKPENLVFNANLQEFAQKVGYITGLETSGKLDPEDAYKQIKALWQQLKRSKKGLFIGEEPREKS is encoded by the coding sequence ATGGACGAGCATAATCTTGACGACAAAAATAAATTTCTTTACCCTCGTAGTCGCTATTACGGTCAAGTTAAGCCAGAGAATTTAGTATTTAATGCCAACCTTCAAGAATTTGCTCAAAAAGTTGGCTACATTACCGGTTTAGAAACATCTGGAAAGCTTGATCCAGAAGATGCTTACAAACAGATTAAAGCACTTTGGCAACAGTTGAAACGTAGTAAAAAAGGATTGTTCATTGGTGAGGAACCACGAGAAAAATCCTGA
- a CDS encoding type II toxin-antitoxin system HicB family antitoxin has product MKLKVVLEPSDEGGYTVHVPSLPGCISEGETVEEALENIQEAIELYLEPLEDELITQEGVIVRELVL; this is encoded by the coding sequence ATGAAACTCAAAGTTGTACTAGAACCCAGTGATGAAGGTGGATACACCGTCCATGTTCCCTCACTTCCTGGCTGTATCAGTGAAGGAGAAACTGTGGAAGAAGCATTAGAGAATATCCAAGAAGCAATAGAACTTTACCTTGAACCATTAGAAGATGAATTGATTACTCAAGAAGGCGTAATTGTCAGGGAATTGGTATTGTGA
- a CDS encoding type II toxin-antitoxin system HicA family toxin has translation MSKVPNLPYTQIIAALERDGWIVVRQRGSHIRLEKSIPDEVLKLTVPAHRPVKRSTLAKILKQARIDLERFLDLL, from the coding sequence GTGAGCAAAGTTCCTAATTTACCCTACACTCAGATTATCGCTGCTTTAGAACGGGATGGATGGATAGTTGTACGCCAGCGAGGTAGTCACATTAGATTGGAAAAAAGCATACCGGATGAAGTCTTGAAATTGACTGTTCCAGCCCATCGCCCAGTTAAGCGTTCTACCCTAGCTAAGATTTTAAAGCAGGCCCGTATAGACTTGGAAAGATTTTTAGATTTGTTGTAG
- a CDS encoding alpha-2-macroglobulin family protein: protein MAGCNFFGINSGKEQLPTVSALTPPKLPDWIEQISPIGDAKSLNQIRIRFKEALIPVENLDSPEQQKILEKFALWPPLPGQFRFLTPRMVGFQAEKALPIATRFQVTLKTGLADLKNHRLDKDLPWTFNTESINLTNLPGVNPIEKADIEPIDLQQKLQFTSNVELDLGSVQEHLQLIPEGKNKGVGFKVELNKEEKPLKDEEPLEKFDPSVRNWIYNLIPQQNLEKATRYRLVFSPGIRPTYGNLPTEKEFVSKLATYSPLAFQKINFYGQPDAGGTFGRFIKGSPQLEFNNVLLPDSAKENITINPAPKEISRIIQINEEDKVVGINPYALEPAKTYTITIGENLKDKFGQTLGKPVTLKYDTGDLAGDIWVPSDLNIFPTGKDLQLNISTENLPESKYKAAYKVVEPTDLVYFNNGSDLLPEPSNWQSFKVSGKKNQSVDIAVLLREKISAATGMLAYGVQARTNKYQENGKELWREPTTYGMVELTNLGVFTQWFPESGLIRVNHLTDGSPVQAAAVEIYQLKLQAKSRPEPVPCATGKTDENGTFTILREGLQQCYSGNESSSKSPQLLVIARENQDWAFARVEEYSGVYGYGIDAGWQVGKPESRGVIFSDRQLYQPGEKACLTGFADFLQNGAIQQDKNAVYQLTLVNPDGQKTNLGTQTTNEFGTFSLELPIKTTQRLGYYTIQAKGKNGQEISGEFRVAEFKPPNFKVELNLDKEFALIDEKVNINATSNYLFGAPVEGGEAKYFITRQQANFVPKGWDEFTFGRQWLWPEETPTISSDVLQTNVQLDANGKSSQAVNVANDLPYPMTYQVDVQVADVSNLSVANSKTFTALPSNRLIGLKSNFIADAGKAFPIEVIVTDPTGKLITGQRVRLELQQIKYSSVTQLVEGSRTPKNQVEYKTVGQAEITSASNPQSVNLTAPESGSYRIRVNFSDAKDELSATDLQIWATGENPVFWGSKEKDVLEIQLDKKEFKPGETATVLIQSPYPDAELYFAVIKDKPLYQQITKTQGSAPQIQFKVTPEMLPNAAIEAILVRQGKPINQVEPGSLDNLVKIGFTPFKVNLEDKYLKLQVKPLQASLEPGAEETVQLELKDNQGNPTKGQFTVMVVNEAVLQLSGYRPPNLVDTVYAEQPISTRFSDNRPDVILQPQDVAKPKGWGYGGGFSTGAANTRTRTDFQALAYYNGSVLTDANGNAQITFKLPDDLTTWRVMAVATDGNLRFGNGDATFISTKPLLTNAILPQFARPGDRILAGLSVTNNTGNTGNLSINGELSGTVKFADKNPTATALQTKAESATHAYRFPMVADSVGVGKVRFTTQLNGTAADAFEVPLEIKPIEITEQVVETGATEKQVKIPLNVDKNIFPDAGGLDIQLASTLIPEIQAPAKQVLEDDDLPFTEPAASQLMIAANLQNLTQKYGQTFLEFNPSQQAKQAIEQLQKLQIADGGFTAFPKQEKSDPWVSSYSGESLAKASQVFPNLVDSAMLSRLKTYLQKVLANPGEYDFCKQQLCKRQLQLNALIALSELGEKRNTFLADIYEQRNNFDLVTQIKLARYLSQFPEWQDESQQLVNKLQQSIYETGRTAVVSLPSSWGWMSSSTTTQAQALRLFIAKQSKPEVIDKLFQSLLALRRDGTWQTNYNNAQALTALVEYSQLQPTPPNFVATVQLAGNKLGENRFEGYKNPSLQLIVPMNLLPRGRNDLTLQKSGNGTLHYLVAYNYRLQGNQPGRFNGLRITREIGQVNKEKVLQKTGLYAFDKPLTLASGQVFDIGLEIIADRPVDHIVIKDPLPSGFEAVDASFQTTTAALQAKADSWELGFRDVYRDRIIAYTDHLEPGVYSLHYLVRSVTPGTFSWPGAEVRLQYAPEEFGRTAESTLILEDGK, encoded by the coding sequence ATGGCAGGGTGTAATTTTTTTGGTATCAACTCAGGTAAAGAACAACTCCCAACAGTATCCGCACTCACGCCGCCTAAACTACCAGACTGGATTGAACAAATTAGTCCCATTGGAGATGCAAAATCTCTTAACCAAATCCGCATCCGTTTTAAAGAAGCTTTAATCCCAGTTGAAAACCTAGACAGTCCAGAACAACAGAAAATATTAGAAAAATTTGCCCTTTGGCCGCCTTTACCTGGCCAGTTTCGCTTTTTAACACCGCGCATGGTGGGTTTTCAAGCCGAGAAAGCATTGCCAATAGCAACAAGATTTCAAGTTACCCTCAAAACAGGTTTAGCCGATTTAAAAAATCATCGCTTAGATAAAGATTTACCTTGGACTTTTAATACTGAATCTATAAATCTGACTAATTTACCAGGTGTTAATCCCATTGAGAAAGCTGATATCGAACCAATTGATTTACAACAAAAGTTACAGTTTACTTCAAATGTCGAATTGGATTTAGGTTCTGTACAAGAACATTTACAGTTAATTCCTGAAGGAAAAAACAAGGGTGTAGGCTTTAAAGTCGAATTAAACAAAGAAGAAAAACCATTAAAAGATGAAGAACCTTTAGAAAAATTTGACCCTTCGGTACGCAATTGGATTTATAACCTCATTCCCCAGCAAAATCTCGAAAAAGCAACTCGTTATCGCCTGGTATTTTCTCCCGGAATCCGCCCTACTTATGGTAATCTACCTACAGAGAAAGAATTTGTAAGTAAGCTAGCAACTTATTCGCCTTTAGCATTTCAAAAAATTAACTTTTACGGACAGCCAGATGCAGGTGGAACTTTTGGAAGATTTATTAAAGGCAGTCCACAGCTAGAATTTAATAACGTCTTATTGCCAGATTCAGCTAAAGAAAATATTACTATTAATCCAGCACCAAAAGAAATTTCGAGAATTATCCAGATAAACGAAGAAGATAAAGTTGTCGGCATTAATCCTTACGCGCTAGAACCTGCCAAGACTTATACAATTACTATCGGCGAAAACCTTAAAGATAAGTTTGGGCAGACTTTGGGTAAACCTGTCACACTAAAATATGATACTGGAGATTTAGCTGGGGATATTTGGGTACCATCAGATTTGAATATTTTCCCCACAGGTAAGGATTTACAGCTAAATATTAGTACGGAAAATTTGCCAGAATCTAAGTACAAAGCAGCTTATAAAGTAGTTGAACCGACAGATTTAGTTTATTTTAATAATGGTAGTGATTTATTACCAGAACCTTCTAATTGGCAAAGCTTTAAGGTATCGGGTAAGAAAAATCAATCAGTTGACATTGCTGTTCTTCTGCGGGAAAAAATAAGTGCAGCTACGGGAATGTTAGCTTATGGAGTCCAAGCCCGCACTAATAAATATCAGGAGAATGGTAAGGAACTCTGGCGAGAACCTACAACTTATGGCATGGTTGAATTGACGAATTTGGGCGTATTTACTCAGTGGTTTCCTGAGTCGGGCTTAATTCGCGTCAATCATCTTACAGATGGTTCGCCAGTTCAAGCGGCTGCTGTTGAAATTTATCAATTAAAATTACAAGCTAAATCTCGCCCCGAACCTGTACCTTGTGCAACGGGTAAAACTGATGAAAATGGAACTTTTACAATTCTTCGTGAAGGATTACAGCAATGTTATTCGGGAAATGAAAGTTCTAGTAAATCACCACAATTATTAGTAATTGCCCGTGAAAATCAAGATTGGGCATTTGCCAGAGTTGAAGAATATAGCGGCGTTTATGGATATGGTATTGATGCAGGCTGGCAAGTTGGAAAACCTGAATCACGCGGGGTAATTTTTTCGGATAGACAGTTGTATCAACCAGGCGAAAAAGCTTGCTTAACTGGTTTTGCTGACTTTTTGCAAAATGGTGCAATCCAACAAGATAAAAATGCTGTTTACCAATTAACTTTGGTTAATCCTGATGGGCAAAAGACTAATTTAGGTACGCAAACTACAAATGAATTTGGTACATTTTCTCTAGAACTGCCAATTAAAACTACTCAGCGCTTAGGCTATTATACAATCCAAGCTAAAGGTAAGAATGGACAAGAAATTTCTGGAGAATTTCGGGTAGCTGAGTTTAAGCCGCCCAATTTTAAAGTCGAACTCAACTTAGATAAAGAATTTGCTCTCATTGACGAGAAAGTTAATATTAATGCTACAAGTAATTATTTATTTGGTGCGCCTGTAGAAGGTGGCGAAGCAAAATACTTTATTACTCGCCAACAGGCTAATTTTGTCCCTAAAGGTTGGGATGAATTTACTTTTGGTAGGCAATGGTTATGGCCAGAGGAAACCCCTACTATATCTAGTGATGTCTTACAAACTAATGTCCAATTAGATGCTAATGGTAAAAGTAGTCAAGCTGTTAATGTGGCTAATGATTTACCATATCCGATGACTTACCAGGTGGATGTGCAAGTTGCAGATGTTTCTAATCTATCTGTAGCGAATTCTAAAACTTTTACAGCCCTACCGAGTAATCGCCTTATCGGGTTAAAAAGTAATTTCATCGCTGATGCTGGTAAGGCTTTCCCTATTGAAGTGATTGTTACTGACCCTACAGGAAAACTGATAACAGGTCAACGAGTGCGGCTGGAATTACAACAGATTAAATACAGCAGCGTTACGCAGTTGGTAGAAGGTAGCCGAACTCCAAAAAATCAAGTTGAATATAAAACAGTCGGACAAGCAGAAATTACATCTGCTAGCAATCCGCAATCGGTAAATTTGACAGCACCCGAATCTGGTTCATACCGAATTAGAGTTAATTTTAGTGATGCCAAAGACGAATTAAGCGCCACAGATTTACAAATTTGGGCAACTGGGGAAAATCCAGTATTTTGGGGTTCTAAAGAAAAAGATGTCTTAGAAATTCAGCTAGATAAAAAAGAGTTTAAACCTGGTGAAACCGCTACTGTACTAATTCAATCTCCCTATCCAGATGCAGAATTGTACTTTGCTGTGATTAAAGACAAACCCCTTTATCAGCAAATTACCAAAACTCAGGGAAGCGCACCACAAATTCAGTTTAAAGTCACGCCAGAAATGCTGCCAAATGCAGCCATTGAAGCTATCTTAGTCAGACAAGGTAAACCCATCAACCAAGTGGAACCGGGAAGTTTAGATAACTTGGTGAAGATTGGTTTTACACCTTTTAAAGTTAACTTAGAAGATAAGTATTTAAAACTGCAAGTTAAGCCACTTCAAGCATCATTAGAACCTGGTGCGGAGGAAACGGTACAACTAGAACTGAAGGATAATCAAGGCAATCCCACCAAAGGACAGTTTACAGTCATGGTGGTAAATGAGGCAGTGTTACAACTTTCTGGTTATCGTCCGCCAAATTTGGTAGATACAGTTTATGCAGAACAGCCAATATCTACGCGCTTTAGCGATAATCGTCCAGATGTCATATTACAACCACAAGATGTAGCTAAACCCAAAGGTTGGGGTTATGGCGGTGGTTTCTCAACTGGTGCAGCCAATACTCGTACCCGTACCGATTTTCAAGCCTTAGCTTACTACAACGGTTCTGTTCTGACCGATGCTAATGGTAATGCACAGATAACCTTTAAACTCCCGGATGACTTAACTACATGGCGGGTGATGGCTGTCGCCACTGATGGAAATCTGCGTTTCGGGAATGGAGACGCGACGTTTATCAGCACAAAGCCACTGCTAACTAATGCCATCTTGCCACAGTTTGCCCGTCCAGGCGATCGCATCCTTGCTGGTTTATCTGTAACTAACAACACTGGGAATACAGGAAATCTCTCAATTAATGGCGAACTTAGCGGTACTGTGAAGTTTGCTGACAAAAACCCCACAGCTACTGCTTTGCAAACCAAAGCTGAATCCGCAACTCACGCTTATCGCTTTCCAATGGTAGCGGATAGTGTGGGAGTTGGGAAAGTTCGCTTTACTACTCAACTAAATGGTACAGCCGCAGATGCTTTTGAAGTTCCTTTAGAAATTAAGCCAATTGAAATTACGGAACAAGTCGTTGAAACTGGTGCTACTGAAAAACAAGTAAAAATTCCCCTGAATGTTGATAAAAATATCTTCCCTGATGCGGGAGGTTTAGATATTCAGTTGGCGAGTACCTTAATTCCAGAGATTCAAGCACCAGCAAAGCAGGTTTTAGAAGATGATGATTTACCGTTTACAGAACCTGCTGCAAGTCAGTTAATGATTGCGGCTAATCTGCAAAATCTTACACAAAAATATGGTCAGACATTTTTAGAATTTAATCCTAGCCAACAGGCAAAACAAGCTATTGAACAATTGCAAAAACTCCAAATAGCAGATGGTGGTTTTACTGCTTTCCCCAAACAAGAAAAATCTGACCCTTGGGTTTCTTCATACTCAGGTGAATCTTTGGCTAAAGCTAGTCAGGTGTTTCCTAATTTAGTCGATTCTGCAATGCTGTCTCGCCTGAAAACTTATCTGCAAAAAGTTCTAGCGAACCCTGGAGAATATGACTTTTGTAAACAGCAATTATGTAAAAGGCAACTGCAACTTAATGCTTTAATTGCTTTATCAGAATTGGGAGAAAAACGCAATACCTTCCTTGCAGACATTTATGAACAGCGCAATAATTTTGATTTAGTAACTCAAATCAAACTGGCGCGATATTTATCTCAATTCCCAGAATGGCAAGATGAATCTCAACAATTAGTAAACAAGCTGCAACAGAGTATATATGAAACGGGTCGCACAGCAGTTGTGAGTTTACCCAGCAGTTGGGGATGGATGAGTTCATCTACGACGACGCAAGCCCAAGCTTTACGTTTATTTATTGCCAAACAAAGTAAACCCGAAGTTATAGATAAGTTATTCCAAAGTCTTCTAGCACTGCGGCGCGATGGCACATGGCAAACTAACTATAATAATGCCCAAGCTTTAACAGCTTTGGTAGAATATAGCCAACTGCAACCTACACCACCTAATTTTGTTGCCACAGTACAATTAGCTGGTAATAAGTTAGGAGAAAATCGCTTTGAAGGTTACAAAAATCCTAGCTTACAACTAATTGTGCCGATGAATCTATTACCTCGTGGGCGTAATGATTTAACGCTGCAAAAATCAGGTAATGGCACTTTACACTATCTGGTTGCTTATAATTATCGCTTGCAAGGAAATCAACCAGGCAGATTTAATGGTTTACGCATCACACGAGAAATTGGTCAAGTAAATAAAGAGAAAGTTTTACAAAAAACAGGTCTTTACGCTTTCGATAAACCCTTGACTTTAGCCTCTGGACAGGTGTTTGATATTGGTTTAGAAATCATTGCCGATCGCCCCGTGGATCATATAGTAATTAAAGATCCGCTACCATCAGGTTTTGAGGCGGTGGATGCAAGTTTTCAAACTACCACAGCTGCATTACAAGCAAAAGCCGATAGCTGGGAACTTGGGTTTAGGGATGTGTACCGCGATCGCATTATCGCCTACACCGACCACCTGGAACCAGGAGTTTATAGTCTGCATTACTTAGTCCGTTCTGTTACTCCTGGTACATTTTCTTGGCCTGGTGCAGAAGTTCGTTTGCAATATGCACCAGAAGAATTTGGGCGTACTGCTGAGTCTACATTAATACTGGAGGATGGGAAATAA
- the pbpC gene encoding penicillin-binding protein 1C, giving the protein MKLILRSLLKLKHSSKIILAGLLICLVVRLLPYFAPIRAADIAQNQLAMQFSDRNGLPLGTLLTRDQEHTSVVPLNQVSPQFIHAILAAEDGSFYHHGALDMKAIIRASKEAIHAKRIVSGASTITMQLARMLDPVPRSFSGKLSEIWLSWRLAAGMNKDQILSAYINRLPMGGNIYGVEAAAQTYFSIPASELNLAQASLLAAIPNNPTYFNPYQHWERLKQRQKYVLNRMVQEKYISEAIAARTSAEKVVFQSRQRGIIAAPHFLFWLANQIPPSKPYKAENQAPFFKGGWGDKSVIRTTINRPLQQFVEAQVQQVISSLAANNVHDAAAVVIDNHTGEVLAYVGSPDYFNEAKLGRNDGVQALRQPGSTLKPFVYELALEKGLIRPNTILADVPAHYAIPGAKLYSPTDYTESFLGPVRVRIALANSLNVPAVRVLEKVGVETFLERLHQLGFEHLNQTPEHYGLGLTLGSGEVSLWELARAYLTMARLGEATPLISTFSNSPLSTDAMNHVSTDSPLPNHTIWQLITNILSDNHARATAFGVDSVLNLPFPVAVKTGTSSNFRDTWTVGFTTDYTVATWVGNFNGEPMRQVSGVTGAAPLWNRIMLHLHEHQEPAGFPPPEGLVQLPICAITGLRPTPDCTSVVQEYFYPEDKIAYEGNNQFNLSPEYDEWLAKQHQSSLVSTNLRILSPHHGDLFLLYPGEEAKQKLEFKLAGNKSASIEWWLNGEKLDTNSANSLFWNLRPGKWTLEARSGEMTDKVSFQVELASIKPTRRGFSISNSQVRGNRP; this is encoded by the coding sequence ATGAAACTAATTTTACGATCGCTACTCAAACTTAAGCACAGTAGTAAGATTATCCTGGCTGGGCTGCTAATCTGCCTAGTGGTACGCTTGCTACCTTATTTTGCGCCCATTCGTGCCGCAGATATTGCCCAAAATCAGTTGGCAATGCAATTTAGCGATCGCAATGGTTTACCATTAGGAACATTACTCACCCGTGACCAAGAGCATACATCAGTAGTACCACTAAATCAGGTTTCGCCCCAATTTATCCACGCTATTTTAGCCGCCGAAGATGGCAGCTTTTACCATCACGGGGCGTTGGATATGAAAGCTATTATCCGCGCCAGCAAAGAAGCCATCCACGCCAAACGAATTGTTTCCGGCGCTTCTACTATTACTATGCAGTTAGCCCGGATGTTAGATCCAGTGCCGCGCAGTTTCTCTGGTAAACTGAGTGAGATTTGGCTATCTTGGCGGTTAGCAGCAGGGATGAATAAAGATCAAATTCTCTCTGCATATATCAATCGCCTGCCAATGGGAGGGAATATATATGGTGTAGAAGCAGCCGCGCAGACTTATTTTTCCATCCCAGCTAGTGAATTGAATCTTGCCCAAGCTAGTTTGTTAGCTGCTATTCCCAATAATCCCACATACTTTAACCCTTACCAGCATTGGGAACGGCTGAAGCAGCGACAAAAATACGTTCTTAATCGGATGGTACAGGAAAAGTATATTAGTGAGGCGATTGCAGCCCGAACATCCGCCGAAAAAGTTGTGTTTCAATCTCGCCAACGGGGAATTATCGCCGCACCACACTTTTTATTTTGGTTAGCCAATCAAATCCCCCCTAGCAAGCCTTACAAAGCAGAGAATCAAGCCCCCTTTTTTAAGGGGGGTTGGGGGGATAAATCCGTTATTCGCACCACAATAAATCGCCCTTTACAGCAGTTTGTCGAAGCACAGGTGCAACAGGTGATTTCTTCTCTCGCTGCCAACAATGTCCATGATGCAGCTGCGGTAGTAATTGACAACCACACTGGCGAAGTTTTGGCTTATGTTGGTTCGCCTGATTACTTTAATGAAGCCAAACTAGGACGCAATGATGGAGTACAGGCGCTACGTCAACCAGGTTCTACCCTCAAGCCTTTTGTGTATGAATTAGCTTTAGAAAAAGGTTTAATTCGCCCAAATACCATTTTGGCAGATGTACCCGCCCATTATGCAATTCCCGGCGCGAAACTTTATAGCCCCACAGATTATACTGAAAGCTTTCTTGGCCCTGTACGGGTGCGAATCGCTTTAGCAAATTCCCTAAATGTCCCCGCAGTGAGGGTTTTAGAAAAAGTAGGCGTAGAAACTTTCTTAGAACGATTGCATCAACTGGGCTTTGAACACCTTAATCAAACCCCAGAACATTACGGTTTAGGGTTAACTCTCGGTAGTGGCGAAGTCAGTCTCTGGGAATTAGCCCGTGCCTACCTTACTATGGCACGACTCGGAGAAGCTACACCGCTAATAAGCACATTTTCCAATTCCCCACTCTCTACAGACGCGATGAATCACGTCTCTACCGACTCGCCACTCCCCAACCACACAATATGGCAATTAATTACCAACATACTTAGTGACAACCATGCTCGTGCAACAGCCTTTGGTGTAGACTCTGTGTTAAATTTACCTTTTCCGGTTGCTGTTAAAACTGGCACTTCTTCCAATTTTCGGGATACTTGGACAGTTGGCTTCACCACTGATTATACCGTCGCTACTTGGGTAGGTAATTTCAACGGCGAACCGATGCGTCAGGTTTCAGGCGTTACCGGGGCTGCACCTTTGTGGAATCGAATTATGTTACACCTGCACGAACATCAAGAACCAGCAGGTTTTCCGCCTCCAGAAGGTTTAGTGCAATTACCTATTTGTGCAATTACGGGGTTACGACCAACACCAGATTGTACCTCAGTTGTGCAAGAATATTTCTATCCAGAAGATAAAATTGCCTACGAAGGTAACAACCAATTCAATTTATCACCAGAGTATGATGAGTGGTTGGCAAAACAACACCAATCGAGTCTTGTTTCTACCAATTTGAGAATTTTATCTCCGCATCATGGCGATTTATTTTTACTGTATCCAGGTGAAGAAGCGAAGCAAAAACTCGAATTTAAACTAGCGGGAAATAAATCTGCGTCTATTGAATGGTGGCTAAATGGGGAAAAACTAGATACAAACTCAGCTAATTCTTTATTTTGGAATTTGCGTCCTGGTAAGTGGACTTTGGAAGCAAGAAGCGGCGAAATGACCGACAAGGTAAGTTTTCAGGTGGAATTAGCTAGTATTAAACCTACACGTAGAGGATTTTCTATTAGTAATTCTCAGGTAAGGGGGAATCGTCCATAG